In the genome of Arachis stenosperma cultivar V10309 chromosome 6, arast.V10309.gnm1.PFL2, whole genome shotgun sequence, the window CCATTGAGTCTGACATACCCAACTGAGCATGAGGGATCAATATGTCTAGGTTTTGAAAATGTCAGAAACTTAAATGTATTTTCAAATCCTCGAAAACTTAAATGTCTGCGGATTAAAAGGTCAATAAcctatttgtctttttctttaaaaaaaatacattatttTTTTGTCCGATTTAcagttaaaaaaatttcaacGATAAATTCAAGAATGAATACCCAATCCGGGTCCTGACAAATACCTCGAAGGACTACAAGTTCTCCAAAAAAAAAGACACCCTTTCCGCTCCCTGATCTTTACTTTTATGATACTGATTAACTCATGTGTAAGAAACAACATTGACAAAGGGGCTAATCAGTCTCATAAAAGTAAAGATCAGGGGccaagaattttttttttttttgttaagggTCTCGTTGTCTTTCGAAATAATTATCAGAGGCCGTTTAAGAACTTTTTCTAAATTGAACTATAATTACTAAACGGGCTATGCTACACATCCAAGTATTTTTTCATCCAAGTTTTATCCAAGTAGATCTAACACCAACAAAAACCTCTCTAATTAAAAGAGCGTCATTACacgcgcttcttcttcttctttcaaataCACGTATAcgccatcttcttcttctttcaaattcaCGTATACCTCCTCcacctcctccttcttcttcgcGCATgcagattcatcttcttctttcaaatatACGTATAtgtcatcttcttcttctttcaaattcacgtatacctcctcctcctctttcgTTATCGTCATCGCCAACAACACTAACATTTTGCtaatgaattattttttaatcgaattgaatagaatgGAATTgctaaattgaattgaattgaattgaatggacgCAGGTgttctgaattgaattgaattgataaccTCTAAATTGTAGATAGAGGTGTttcgaatttgattttatataatggattatgtttcgttcattCAGTACTATATaattgtttcaccatgagtacatgtcggttcattatgcagaaagctgttcgaatttgaatttatataatggataatgtttcattcatttagtactatacaattgtttcaccataatAACATGTTCAATTCATTTCTGTACTGCACAATTTAAAACTCTTCAtcctcatcttctactgcttcttcaccagggaaagaaggagaaaaagacaaaaaaatacagcagcagcaacaataaaagAATAACGATTAGGAGAAAAcatgtgaagaagaagaaacgcaAAGAAGAAGACGTTCCGTGTGTAAACGAgcgtgagaagaagaagaagaagaagaagaaaaagaagtgtgataaaagaagaaagaagaaaaagcgCGTGACttaaaattgcttgaatgaatttagatgctaaaattatttaaatgtaGAGAATATCTCTTATTAAACTTCTTGTAGTGCTGATTTGTTGGCGTAGTACTGATTTGTTAGCATAAACTTGATGTCAAGAggatcataaaaataaaaaagtaaaaactcatctatagttatttttatataaaattaaaaattaaaaagttattatataattatataaatttttaccaaaaataaaatattttatgattataatgatactaatttttattttattttaaatttaattattttatcctcttttataattttattaaatttataattaaatatatatttttaattaaatttttatattatttttaattttgtaactAAAAGATATagacataattaaaaaaataaaaatttaattataaatttaataaaattaatatcagtaatagaataattaaatttttattatatttatttattttcgatcatcttatgtttttaaaataaattatttccATTTTTTATTACAAGAAGATTCCATGTAAATCCAAATCAGCCCCCTATTTAAACGCCACAACGCCACGCCAGAACCTCACATGCACCATTACCACAATCACACACACACAATACACAGAATACCCCAAGATCCAAACAAAgcccaaaacaaaaaataaaaaataaaaaatataataatcaaCAACCATTTCAGTGTTTCACTGTTTCACCGGTTACCGGCAAAAATGATAGCGTACCTGGAACACTTCGTTCACGGAAACGACGCCGAATCGAGGCAAGACGACACTGACGGCGACGTCGTTTCGTCCCTCGACGGCCTCGAAATCACAACAGCCACCGCCTCCGCCGGCAAAGACTTCGGCGGCACAAAATTCTCGAAGCCGCTCGCAGTCGTCCGTCCATCCTCCGCCGTCGACATCGCTCGTGCCGTCCGAGCTGCGGCGGCCACGGCGAATCTCACGGTGGCGGCTCGAGGCAACGGTCACTCCATCAACGGCCAAGCCATGGCGCACAGAGGCTTGGTCCTCGACATGCGCGCCATGGAGAATCACTGTTTTCGTTTCGGTGCTGAAAACGGTAGCGGTGGTTTGCGATACGTCGACGTTCCGGGAGGGGCATTATGGGAAGACGTGTTGAAACGGTGCGTTTCGCAGTTCGGTTTGGCGCCGAGGTCGTGGACGGATTATTTGGGTTTAACGGTTGGGGGAACGCTGTCTAACGGCGGCGTTAGCGGACAGGCGTTCCGTTACGGACCTCAGACGGCAAACGTGACGGAGATGGAGGTTGTTACTGGGAGAGGCGAAACGGTTATCTGCTCTGAAAAGCAGAATTCGGAACTTTTCTTTGCCGCGCTTGGTGGTCTTGGACAGTTCGGTATCATTACCAGAGCTAGAGTCCTTCTTCAACAAGCTCCAGACAtggtgaattttttttttaaaccttattaacaaaaaaaaacatatacaTTTTTTCTGATTTAATTTTTCTACATTATCAacgtaaaatattttaaactagGCTCTCAACTATAAATTCACGTGAAGTTGGctataactaaatttttattaaattaaaattgttggtcTTATAATGCATGAAGAAAACGTTTGAGGAACGTAAATGTGTGCATTTAAtgtaatttaaaacaaaaaatttgtttgtGATGGTTAGGTGAGGTGGATAAGGGTAGTGTACTCAGAATTTGAGGCGTACACAAGGGACGCGGAGTGGCTAGTGAGTTTGAGAGAAGGAGAAGGTTTTGACTACGTGGAAGGCTTTGTCTTTGTGAACAGCGATGACCCTTGCAACGGCTGGCCCACAGTCCCCATTCACCCTAACCAACGGTTCGACCCGGTTCGTCTCCCTTCCA includes:
- the LOC130935498 gene encoding cytokinin dehydrogenase 7-like, giving the protein MIAYLEHFVHGNDAESRQDDTDGDVVSSLDGLEITTATASAGKDFGGTKFSKPLAVVRPSSAVDIARAVRAAAATANLTVAARGNGHSINGQAMAHRGLVLDMRAMENHCFRFGAENGSGGLRYVDVPGGALWEDVLKRCVSQFGLAPRSWTDYLGLTVGGTLSNGGVSGQAFRYGPQTANVTEMEVVTGRGETVICSEKQNSELFFAALGGLGQFGIITRARVLLQQAPDMVRWIRVVYSEFEAYTRDAEWLVSLREGEGFDYVEGFVFVNSDDPCNGWPTVPIHPNQRFDPVRLPSNAGPVLYCLELALHYRHSHHPSTLDMEVEKLVGRLRFVEGVKFEVDVSYMEFLLRVKRVEEEAKVKGIWDAPHPWLNMFISKSNIAEFDREVFKKIIKNGVGGPILVYPLLRSKWDSRHSVMVPESSNIFYIVALLRFVPAPPKGPHAEILVAQNNAIIQLCYNRGFDFKLYLPHYNSQENWMRHFGDKWTRFIDRKANFDPLALLAPGQKIFSRIPQPLSIT